The Frondihabitans australicus genome includes a region encoding these proteins:
- a CDS encoding DUF3046 domain-containing protein, translating into MRKSEFDRAVVDEFGEGYGRVVTHDVVLAKLGNQTADEAIAHGVPPRDVWLALCEVENVPLSRRHGVGLPKPRR; encoded by the coding sequence GTGCGGAAGAGCGAATTCGATCGAGCCGTCGTCGACGAGTTCGGCGAAGGCTACGGCCGCGTCGTCACGCACGACGTCGTCCTGGCGAAGCTGGGCAACCAGACCGCCGACGAGGCGATCGCTCACGGCGTCCCGCCGCGCGACGTCTGGCTCGCGCTGTGCGAGGTTGAGAACGTCCCGCTGTCACGTCGGCACGGCGTGGGGCTCCCCAAGCCCAGGCGGTAG